One genomic segment of Ignavibacteriota bacterium includes these proteins:
- a CDS encoding response regulator transcription factor, translated as MIRVLLADDHNLFREGIISLLKDSPDIIIVGEAEDGRTLEKKFFELMPDVIVSDINMPIKSGPEAASTIINKFKEAKILFLSQYLGDDFIYSILKAGGLGLISKNSMRDELVNAIKVVNKGKQYFVNKSDIELAEIIGRFEQIEKKEKQKSINGITNKQFEILNLIGEGLTTEQISIELKISKRTVETHRYRMMNTLGFNSVGQLIRYAVLKNMKK; from the coding sequence ATGATAAGAGTTTTACTTGCAGATGATCATAATTTATTTAGAGAAGGAATAATTAGCCTTTTAAAAGATTCACCGGATATTATAATTGTTGGAGAAGCTGAAGACGGAAGAACTTTAGAAAAAAAATTTTTTGAGCTAATGCCGGATGTAATTGTTTCAGATATAAATATGCCTATAAAATCCGGACCGGAAGCTGCATCGACAATTATAAATAAATTTAAAGAAGCAAAAATTTTGTTTCTTTCGCAGTATTTGGGCGATGATTTTATTTATTCAATTTTAAAAGCCGGGGGATTAGGTCTTATAAGCAAAAACAGCATGCGTGATGAACTTGTTAATGCCATTAAAGTTGTAAACAAAGGTAAACAATATTTCGTAAACAAAAGTGACATTGAGCTTGCAGAAATAATTGGAAGATTTGAACAAATTGAAAAGAAAGAAAAACAAAAATCAATAAATGGAATAACAAATAAGCAATTTGAGATTTTAAACTTAATTGGTGAAGGTTTAACAACAGAGCAAATTAGCATAGAATTAAAAATTTCTAAAAGAACTGTTGAAACACACCGTTATAGAATGATGAATACACTTGGATTTAATTCTGTTGGACAACTAATAAGATATGCAGTTTTAAAAAATATGAAGAAATGA
- a CDS encoding sensor histidine kinase, translated as MEPTDIFSVFYTLDNPLIYGVTIIVLLVIVISLIKKEYISPLRKNKAELELKNLKLMALFAEVDPDPVIRIDKNFIIIELNNCAENEFGKKLLGKNVFDIFGNFKENMLNEKSVEISYRNKFYSAVTKEIEPFGFSHIYLRDITQRIEYETLIKKNQESLKQLKSKVESLNEEEKDRLGKELHDSVGQNLLMLKLNLQNLQSENKINHNTEIVKMINLIDELAVEIRDISHQLRPRILNEFGLVAGLTSIIDAINSKDHIKGYLTTNYKLGSLNKEHELNIYRICQESISNIIKHANCSEFFIQLIQDDEQIKLVISDDGIGFNVNEYFTEGKSSLGLLNIKERAENYDGKMNIISAPGEGTTIFIKFFEERVL; from the coding sequence ATGGAACCAACAGATATTTTCAGCGTATTTTATACTTTAGATAACCCATTAATTTATGGGGTTACAATAATTGTTTTATTGGTTATAGTTATTAGTCTGATTAAGAAAGAGTATATAAGTCCGCTAAGAAAAAATAAAGCTGAACTTGAGTTAAAAAATTTAAAATTAATGGCATTATTTGCCGAAGTTGATCCGGATCCGGTAATTCGTATTGATAAAAATTTTATTATAATAGAATTAAATAATTGTGCAGAAAATGAATTTGGAAAAAAGTTATTAGGAAAAAACGTATTTGATATTTTCGGAAATTTTAAGGAAAATATGCTGAATGAAAAATCAGTTGAAATTTCTTATCGAAATAAATTTTATAGTGCCGTTACAAAAGAAATAGAACCATTTGGATTTAGTCATATTTATTTAAGAGATATTACTCAAAGAATTGAATATGAAACTTTAATTAAGAAAAATCAAGAAAGTCTTAAGCAGCTTAAATCAAAAGTTGAGAGTTTAAATGAAGAAGAAAAAGATCGATTAGGAAAAGAGCTGCATGATAGTGTTGGTCAAAATTTATTAATGTTAAAACTTAATTTACAAAATCTGCAAAGTGAAAATAAAATTAATCATAATACTGAAATTGTAAAAATGATAAATTTAATTGATGAATTGGCTGTGGAAATTAGAGATATTTCACATCAATTAAGACCGAGAATTTTAAATGAGTTTGGACTTGTTGCCGGATTAACATCAATTATTGATGCAATAAATAGTAAAGATCACATTAAAGGTTACTTAACAACAAATTACAAATTGGGTTCACTAAATAAAGAGCATGAACTAAATATTTATCGAATTTGCCAAGAAAGCATAAGTAATATTATAAAACATGCAAATTGTTCAGAGTTTTTTATTCAACTTATTCAAGATGATGAACAAATTAAACTAGTAATTTCCGATGATGGAATTGGTTTTAATGTTAATGAATATTTCACAGAAGGAAAATCATCCTTAGGATTGCTAAATATTAAAGAGAGAGCAGAAAATTATGATGGAAAAATGAATATAATTTCAGCTCCTGGCGAAGGTACAACAATTTTTATTAAGTTTTTTGAGGAGCGAGTTTTATGA